The following coding sequences are from one Formosa haliotis window:
- a CDS encoding acyl-CoA carboxylase subunit beta, with the protein MDINFNKNEDHNKLLVSDLRSRFAKVSLGGGPKRIEKLHSKGKLTARERIDYLLDPKSKSIEIGAFAGEDMYPEHGGCPSGGVVVKIGYIKGKQCIVVANDATVKAGAWFPITGKKNLRAQEISIENRLPIIYLVDSAGVYLPLQDEIFPDKEHFGRIFRNNAIMSSMGITQISAVMGSCVAGGAYLPIMSDEALIVDKTASIFLAGSYLVKAAIGESIDNETLGGATTHCEISGVTDYKAKDDKDALDKIKFIIDKIGDYDKAGFNRVVSLKPKAEQKDIYGILPKSRADQYDMKDIIKRLVDNSEFEEYKEGYGKTIITAYARIDGWAVGIVANQRQLVKTKKGEMQFGGVIYNDSADKATRFIANCNQKKIPLVFLQDVTGFMVGSKSEHGGIIKDGAKMVNAVSNSVVPKFTIIIGNSYGAGNYAMCGKAYDPRLIVAWPSAELAVMSGNSAAKVLLQIETASLKAKGEIITPEKEEELFNKIKSRYDKQVSPYYAASRLWTDGIIDPLDTRTWISMGIEAANHAPIEKKFNLGVIQV; encoded by the coding sequence ATGGATATCAACTTCAATAAAAACGAAGATCATAATAAATTATTAGTATCAGACTTAAGAAGTCGTTTTGCCAAAGTCAGTCTTGGTGGCGGACCAAAGCGGATAGAGAAACTTCATAGTAAAGGAAAGCTAACGGCTAGAGAACGTATAGATTATTTGTTAGATCCAAAATCTAAAAGTATAGAAATTGGAGCCTTCGCTGGAGAAGATATGTACCCTGAACATGGCGGTTGCCCTTCTGGAGGCGTCGTAGTAAAAATAGGTTATATAAAAGGAAAGCAATGTATTGTTGTTGCCAATGATGCCACGGTTAAGGCTGGTGCTTGGTTTCCAATAACTGGAAAGAAAAACTTACGAGCCCAAGAAATTTCTATAGAAAACCGTTTGCCTATTATTTATTTAGTGGATAGTGCAGGTGTGTATTTACCCCTTCAAGATGAAATATTCCCAGACAAAGAACATTTCGGGCGTATATTTAGAAATAATGCGATTATGAGCAGTATGGGAATTACCCAAATCTCTGCTGTTATGGGAAGTTGTGTAGCAGGTGGTGCCTATTTGCCAATTATGAGCGACGAAGCTTTAATTGTAGATAAAACAGCGAGTATTTTCTTGGCTGGGAGTTATTTGGTTAAAGCTGCTATTGGAGAATCTATAGATAATGAAACTTTAGGTGGAGCTACAACCCATTGCGAGATTAGTGGGGTTACAGACTATAAAGCTAAGGATGATAAAGATGCCTTAGATAAAATAAAATTTATTATCGATAAAATTGGGGATTACGATAAAGCCGGTTTTAATCGTGTAGTATCCTTAAAACCAAAAGCTGAACAGAAAGATATATACGGCATTCTTCCTAAAAGTAGAGCCGATCAATACGATATGAAAGACATCATTAAACGATTAGTCGATAACTCTGAATTCGAAGAATATAAAGAAGGTTACGGCAAAACAATTATTACTGCCTACGCTAGAATTGACGGTTGGGCCGTTGGTATTGTTGCGAATCAACGTCAGTTAGTAAAAACAAAAAAAGGAGAAATGCAGTTTGGAGGTGTTATTTATAACGATAGCGCCGACAAAGCCACGCGGTTTATAGCAAATTGTAATCAGAAAAAAATTCCTTTAGTGTTCTTACAAGATGTTACCGGTTTTATGGTAGGATCTAAATCTGAGCACGGCGGAATTATAAAAGATGGTGCTAAAATGGTTAATGCAGTAAGTAACTCGGTGGTACCAAAATTTACCATAATTATTGGAAATAGTTACGGTGCTGGAAATTATGCCATGTGTGGTAAGGCTTACGACCCGAGGTTAATTGTAGCTTGGCCAAGTGCCGAACTGGCTGTAATGAGCGGAAATTCTGCCGCCAAAGTCTTATTACAAATAGAAACAGCCTCTTTAAAAGCGAAAGGCGAAATTATAACTCCGGAAAAAGAAGAAGAACTATTTAATAAAATAAAATCACGTTACGACAAGCAAGTTTCCCCATACTATGCTGCCTCTAGACTATGGACCGATGGTATTATCGATCCGCTAGATACAAGAACATGGATTTCTATGGGAATTGAAGCCGCCAACCACGCTCCTATCGAAAAGAAATTTAATTTAGGAGTAATACAAGTGTAG